AATAATCGGGATAATAAAGATCATGAGAAAAGCTCCTAGTCTATTCAGTTTTGTAAAATTCTACCAACATAGTTAAAAAAAAATCAAGGGGGTGCATCTCACACTTGCAGAAATACCGATAATCAGCAATTATCAGTGACTCTTAAATTATGGCTCTTCTCGACTTTGTGTGATAATTTTTGCTTATGAAATCGTGAAATGTTTACTGGGAAAGACTTTTAGGACTATTTTGTTAAATAAACTATCAGTATAGACCTCATTTCCACACAGAAACCAGAAGAGCCTAAATTATTACAGATGCGTCAGCGGCTGCCTGTAAGCATCCCACCGAAAAACTAATGCGCTCCGGGGTTTGGGGGGTTCTACCCCCCAAAAGCCTGGATTGAGTAATAAAATTAAAAGTAAAGCCCAATTTTAAAAGAGAGTTTCCCCGTAAAAATCCCAACTTGCTAGATTGACAAAATTGTATCGGTAGAATCACTGAATAGCTGATAGCTGGTAGCTGCGGATTTATAACTTGCGTTCGTAACTTAACAAGGTATTTTTTAATAACATTGCCACCGTCATCGGACCGACACCCCCGGGAACAGGAGTAAGATAACTAGCCACTTCTAAAACCCCAGCATAGTCCACATCTCCCACCAAACCGTCAGCGACACGATTAATCCCCACATCCACCACCACCGCACCCGGTTTTACCATATCTTTAGTGATTAAATTGGCTTTACCGACCGCAGGTACTAAAATATCGGCACTTCTGGTTATTTCTGCCAGATTTTCCGTGCGCGAGTGAGCAATAGTTACCGTAGCGTTTTCCTCCAATAACATTAAAGCTAAAGGTTTCCCCACTAGAATACTGCGACCCAGTACCACCGCGTGCTTACCGGCTATGGAAATATTATATTCTTTCAGCAGTGCCATGACCCCCGCAGGAGTACAACTGCGGATACAGTCCTCACCCCGCACTAAACCGCCTAAATTGAGAGGATGTAAACCATCAGCATCTTTTTTCGGGTCAATTTGGTAGAGAAGGGAAACCGCGTCTAAATGCTTAGGTAAAGGTAATTGAATTAAAATCCCGTCCACCCGCTCATCTTGATTGAGACGGACAATTTCCGCTAAAATTTCTAGTTCACTTGTATTGGTGGGAAAATGACGACCAAAAGAGGCCATGCCGATTTTAGTACAAGCTTTCTCCTTATTGCGGACATAAACGGCACTAGCAGGATTATCCCCCACCATCAACACCGCTAACCCCGGAGGTCTTCCCATTGGAGATTTTAGCGTCTGGATGCGCTCTCCTAGACCAAGCTGGATTTTTTGAGCTAAGGCTTTCCCGTCGAGAATTTGGCAAGTAGTTACGGACATTCTATGATAATACCGAGAACAAAAATCTTTCGGATCTATTCTATGGTCAAAAAGATTGGCTAATCGCACTCGTTAAGGTTAAAGCAAGAATGTCTATTCAGACTCGTGTAGGGCGCATCGGCAGTTTATTATTATTGCTAGGGTTATTCGGTTGTAGTACCCTTGCTGACCTCGGTATTGCCGTTCCCTACATCGGTGATCCTCCCCTAACAGCGATCGAGCAATTACAGGAAAAACCAAAAGGCACTTTAGTTTATCTTAGGGGAACTGTGAGCAATTATGCCCCTTTTTTAGCGGGAGGGGCCTATCTTTTGCAGGATAGTTCGGGCAAGATTTGGATTCGCACCAATAGCAATAAATTACCCCGTCAAGGCGAAGAAATCGTCATTAAGGGCAAAATTGACTTTGAGGCTATTCCCCAGGGTTCCCAAACTGTTAACGAATTGTATGTGGTGGAATTAGAACAGATGGATGCAGTAGCGGTTAATTCTGTTCCTACTCCTTCCCCGTCCCCAGAAATTAAACCTTCCCCCACCTCAGAAGTTAAACCCCCAGAAAATAATTCTCCCCCGGTCTCCACTAAACCCCTGGAAAATCCCCGACAGGTGACAATTCCCAGCGCAGCTGAAACGAAACCCCCAGAAACTACCGTCGTTACCCCCGTTAAACCCAATCCCCCCGCGCAACCCGTCGCGGAAGCGATTCCCCCCAAACCCCCCGCAGTGGTTAAACCCATCCCAGATCCCCTCGATGCTTTCTTTTTACCCCATAAACAAAGCGAGAAAAACAGTAATCAGTAATCAGTAGCGGGGCAAACAGATGGAGAGTAAAGTTTATGACAAAGCTTATAAATTTGCCATTAGGATTGTTAAAGGCTATAAATATTTGTGTGAGACTAAACAAGAATATGTTTTGTCAAAACAGCTATTAAGGAGTGGCACTTCAATCGGGGCTAACATTGCCGAGGCTAATGGAGCTATTTCTCAAGCTGATTTTCGAGCTAAAATGTCAATAGCTTATAAGGAATGTCTAGAAACAAAGTATTGGCTGTCTCTATTGAAAGACACGAATTACATAGAGGAAAGAGCCTTTCAAAGTATCAATGATGACGCAGAGGAAATTGGTAAAATGCTTTGGGCTATTCTAAAAACCTGCCAAGAAAATACCAAAAACCGATAACTGATAACTGATAACTGATAACTGATAACTGATAACTGATGATATTTGTTGCTTTGGCGATTTTGGAACAGGACGGTCGATTTTTAATGCAGTTGCGCGACGACATCCCGACGATTCTCTATCCGGGGGTGTGGGGTTTATTTGGTGGTCACTTGGAAGCGGGTGAAAGTCCAGAAATAGGGTTAAAACGAGAGTTAAAAGAAGAAATTAACTACGAAGCCCCTAGTTTACGCTATTTTCGCTCTTATAACGATGATAATCTCTCCCGTTATCTTTATCATGTACCCCTGACCCTGGAATTAGAAAAATTAGTGCAAACGGAAGGGCAAGATTTAGCTTTATTACCCCCAGATGCCATCCGTCAAGGGGAATACTATTCCCAGAAGATTAATCAGACTCGTCCTTTAGGAAAAATTCATCGCCAGATATTACTCGATTTTATAGAACTAGAATTATAGTGGATATTAGAGCCAGACAAGGAACTCCCCTATCTATACGAAAGTCGTAGTTAACACTGCTCCTCACCTCCCTCGAAGGCAAAATGCTCCCGCTTTTTGAATGGCTTTATCTAAACGTCAATCTTATTTTGGCTTTGTCTTTATGAACCAGTCGCGTCCCTCGTTCGTTTCCGTGCAGAAACTCCTATCTGGAGGTGCGATCGCTACCCTAGCAGTTAGTTCCCTGATGGTTCTCACCCCCGCAGCCAAAGGGGAAAAACCCTTAGAAGATAACCCGAAAGCAGTCATCGACCAGGTTTGGCAAATTGTTAATAATGAATTTGTAGACCGTAGTTTTCATCAAATTGATTGGCAAAAAAAACGTCAAGAATTGTTAAGCAGAAATTATACTAATCCCCAACAAGCTTACACGGCAATCCGGGAAGCGTTAAAGGAATTGGGTGATACTTATACCCGTTTTTTAACCCCTAGTGAATTTTCTGTCCTCACCAGTCAAACTTCTGGAGAATTATCGGGAATTGGCATACGTTTAGCCCTCGATAAACGCACTAGCGATCTGATCGTTGTCGATACGGTGAAAAAATCCCCCGCCAAGGAAGCAGGAGTGAAAAGCGGCGATCGCTTGATCAGAATTAACGGCAAACCCACCGCTTTAATGACCTTAGAACAAGCAATGGAAGCCCTACAGGGAGAAGTGGGTACTAGCGTTAGTTTACAGCTGGCCCGTCCCGATCAAGGGGTATTTGAAGTGACTTTGACCCGGGTAGATATCGAAATCCCCTCGGTTAGCTATACCCTTAAACAGGAAGGTGGGGTGAAAGTTGGTTATATTAAACTGGATGAATTTAGTTCCCACGCAGCCGAACAAATGAAAGAGGCGATCGAGGAATTAAGTCAACAACAGGTATCCGGCTATGTTCTCGATCTGCGGGGCAACCCCGGGGGTTTGCTATTTGCTAGTGTCGATATCGCTCGTATGTGGATGAAACAGGGCAAAATCGTTAGCACCATTGATCGACGGGGCGGCGATCGCCAATTTATCGCCAATAACACCGCTATTACCGATTTACCCCTCGTGGTCTTGGTCAATAAAGGTTCCGCCAGCGCCAGCGAAATCCTCGCCGGGGCGCTGAAAGAAAATGGCCGGGCGACTTTAGTGGGTACATCGACTTATGGCAAGAGTACCGTCCAATCGGTACACACCCTCTCCGATGGTTCCGGATTAGCGGTGACAATTGCCCGTTATTATCCCCCCAACGGCGAAAATATCTACAAAAAAGGCATTAAACCCGATGTGCAGATCGAGTTAACCCAGGAACAACAACTGCGCTTCCGCGATGATCCTTCTTTGCTGGGAACTAAGGATGATCCCCAGTATCAACAGGCGATCTCACTCCTACAATCCCATAGTGTTAAACGTCCTGGCACCGGCAATCTCAATAACCCTTTGAGTAGTCGGGCTGAATAATTGTCCTGGGAAATCTGGGGAAACGGCGACTGTTTCGGCGAAATGGCGATTCTAGAACAGCCTTTAAAGCATTTAACAGCGCTCTCTCTCGCTCCCGTGCAGTTGCTCGTGATTCCCGCCCAAAGATTTCTGCAGCTACAAATTCTGCAACTAAGCATAAGACGCAGTATAAAACTGTATCTTCGGCTACAAATGCTCGATTATTCGCCAAAAAGTCAACTGCTCAAAACCTCACACCCTGCTCTATAATTCCCGACGACCTTCTAAAGCTCTCGCTAAGGTTACTTCATCAGCGTATTCTAGATCGCCGCCCATGGGCAACCCGAAAGCGATACGGGTAACTTTAGTGAAGGGTTTCAGTAAACCCCCAATATACAAAGTCGTGGTTTCTCCCTCGACACTGGGACTGATAGCTAAGATAACTTCCTGAATTTTTTTCTGGCTGACTCTGGTGACTAAAGACTGTATATTTAATTGATCCGGTCCAATCCCATCCATAGGTGAGATAACACCGCCCAAAACGTGATATTTGCCCGAATATTCCCTTGTTTTCTCCAAAGCAATCACATCTCTGGAGTCAGCTACCACACAGATAGTCCCCGTTTCTCGGTTGGGATTGCGGCAAATTTCACAAATCGGTTCGGCCGAAAGATGAAAACAAACCTGACATAATCCTACTTGTTTTTTCGCTGCTACGATCGCCTGGGCCAATTCGATCGCATCTTGTTCTGGTCGTTTGAGAATATACAGGGCCAGACGTTGGGCGCTTTTAGGTCCGACTCCGGGTAATTTTTGTAACTGCTCGATCAAACGAGCTAAAGGCGGTGTATAAATAGCAGTTAATCCTCTTATCAGTTATCAGTTATCAGTTATCAGTTATCAGATTTGAGTTTTCAAGTGAGCAGTGTTAAATGGAAGTTTCCTACTGTCTTTTCACTGTTTACTGGTCACTGTTTACTGGTCACTGATTAAGACCTTTTTGGTAAACGGACATCGATAACACTGGTGTTGAAATTATAATTATCTCCTTCTAACTCGATTAAAGTGCCAATTTTTACCTTTTGACCGCCAACAACCGCACCAGTATCGGTAACTTCCGCTTGACCACTGAGAGTCATGATCATATCTTGAGAATAGTTTTCTGTGCGGGGATCGGGTAGGACTTTCACACTACCATCCGGCTGCGGAACTAAGACATTTCTCGATAAAGGTTTAACATTTTTTATATCCACTTGACCGGCCGGTTGATTACGAATAACAATATTAGTTTTCTTCTCGGTATTGAATTGATTAATCAAAGCGTTAGGATTGAGAACACTTAAACCCCGGACAATAACATCCACTTCTATGGGTTCTTTGGTCACTTGAGCGATCGTACTTTTACCACTCGTCCCCGGCACAACAAAAATACCGATAATTGTCAATAAAATTACTAAGGCCGCCCCGATATCAAGCAAGCTAAATTTACCGAATAAACGTCCTTTTGAGTCTAATAAATTCATAAGCGGTTCACTATAAAATTTTTGGGGAGAAGGGAACAGGGTGGTCACTGCGTGCGCGACGTTCGGCGACCCTCAGTCGAGCCTTTGCGGGGGGTGATGGGTAGGGTTGATTCATGAATCAACCCTACTATGAATCAACCCTAGGGTGATGGGGGATGGGGAGAAAATACAAATAATCTCCTATCTCCTGCCGACCGCCTCCTGTCTCCGTTCGGACCTCGGCGTGAGACTTCGGCGTGAGCTCAGTCGAACGCTCGGTCGAACGCTGAGCTCACGGCCGAAGCCTGACTCCTGAATCCTGCCTCCTAAGGGCTAGTAAATTCTATCATGATCAGAATCTTGGTCGCGGACAGGGAGTCTGACTTAAGATAGAAGATCGGAGTCTCACACGGAGCGATCGATAGACAATGGCGGGTAAAACTCAACTTAAGAAACAGGAAAAGCAATTATCTCCAGTGGATCTGACCCCTTCTGACGGTAACAACCTCGAAAAAGTTGCCCCCGTTAAACATTGGTCGATCGAAGATAGCGAAAATCTCTATCGTATCCAAGGCTGGGGAGAACCCTATTTCTCGATCAATGCTGCGGGAAATATCACCGTCTCGCCCCAGGGAGAAAGGGGCGGTTCTTTGGACTTATACGAGTTAGTTTCGGCGATTAAGCGGCGAAATATCGGTTTACCCCTGTTAATTCGGTTTAGCGATATTTTGGAAGATCGGATCGAGCGCCTGAACGCCTGTTTTAACCGAGCGATCGCCCGTTATAATTATGCCAACGTCTATCGCGGTGTCTATCCGATCAAGTGCAATCAACACCGTCACATCGTCGAGTCTTTAGTGCGTTTTGGTAAACCCTATCAATTTGGGTTGGAGGCTGGTTCAAAACCAGAGCTAATGATTGCTTTAGCTACCCTAGAACCTGCCTTAAACGGCAAAAATGACAAAACACAACCATTGCTAATTTGTAACGGCTATAAGGACAAAGAATACATCGAAACCGCTCTTTTGACCACTCGTCTCGGTCATCGGCCTTTGATTGTCATCGAACAATTGGAAGAATTATATTTAACCCTGCGCGTCAGTCGTCAGCTAGGAATTGCCCCACATTTGGGAGTGCGTGCGAAACTGGGGACAAAAGGGGTGGGCCGTTGGGGATGTTCCACGGGAGACCGGGCAAAATTCGGTTTAACCGTCCCGGAAATCTTAACGGTGGTGACGGAATTAGAACAAGCGGGGATGTTAGATTGTCTGCAACTGCTGCACTATCATATCGGGTCGCAAATCTCCGCTATTAGCGTCATTAAGGATGCCATTCGCGAAGCTAGTCAGATTTATGTGGAATTAGCGAAATTAGGGGCAAATATGACCTATCTCGATGTGGGGGGTGGTTTAGGGGTCGATTACGATGGCTCGAAAACTAACTTCTACGCCTCAAAAAACTACAATATGCAGAATTATGCCAATGATATCGTGGCCGAGGTCAAGGAAGCTTGTGAAGATGCCCAGATTGCACCCCCAATTCTCATTAGTGAAAGTGGCCGGGCGATCGCTTCTCATCAATCGGTGTTAATCTTTGATATCTTGGGAAGTAGCGAGGTTCCCCAAAACCCTCCCGATCCCTGCAATGGGAAAGAACACCTCATCCTCCGTAATCTCTGGGAAACCTATACGGGTATCGATGAGCGCAATTATCAGGAAGCTTATCACGATGCGGGACAGTTCAAAGAGGAGGCGATTAGTCTGTTTAATTTCGGTTATCTCAGTCTCAAGGAACGGGCGAGAGCCGAACAATTGTACTGGGCTTGTTGTCACAAAATTCTGCAAGTGGCCCGACAACAGGATTATGTTCCCGATGACTTGGAAGACTTAGAGCAAATTATGGCCTCAATTTATTATGCCAATCTCTCGGTTTTTCAGTCAGTTCCCGATAGTTGGGCGATCGATCAACTATTTCCAATTATGCCGATCCATCGTCTCGATCGAGAACCTACTCAAAGGGGAATTATCGCCGATTTAACCTGTGATAGTGACGGAAAAATTGCCCAATTTATCGATTTGCGCGGGGACGTAAAATCTGTTTTAGAATTGCATCCGTTGGAGTACAAAAACGGTAAACATTCTCCAGAACCCTATTATCTAGGAATGTTTTTGGTGGGTGCTTATCAAGAGATTATGGGCAATTTACATAATCTTTTTGGCGATACTAATGTGGTACATATTCAGATGAGTCCCAAGGGGTACGATATCGAGTATCTAGTCAAAGGAGATACGATCACGGAAGTATTAAGTTATGTGCAGTATTCTGCGGAAGATCTGTTAGAAAGAATTCGTCTTCGTTGTGAACAAGCTTTGCAGGAAAATCGCATGACTGTGGAAGAATCCCAATTACTCCTACAGGATTATGAACGCAGTTTGCGACGTTATACCTATCTAGTGGGTGGGGATTGATGATTGTTCTTGCCGATCGAGTAATCGATCGAGGATGATAGAAAATAGACAAAATAGACAAAATAAATAGGCAGTAAAGGAAAACAGTGGAAAAGGGAACGCTGGTAGAATTTCGCGTCCAAGGAGAAAGGCGCTTAGGGGTGATCGATCGCCCAGAAGGTAAAAAAGATTGGATCGTCATCGATCAGGGGGGAAACCCGCATAAACTGCGTCCCCAACGCTTCGATTACATTATCAAAGGAGGTCCATCCAACTATAGGGAGATCGGCAATTTTCTGCGAGAAGTCCAACCCTATCTAGATGCTAGTGGTTTAGAAGTGGCCTGGGAATTATTAGCCGGGGAAAATCAGTTAGTTACTCCCGAAGACATGGCCGAGATCCTCTTTTCCGATCGCAGTCCCCAGTTTTGCTATGCGGCCCATTGTCTCTTGAGTGATGATAAAGTTTATTTTAAAAATAAAGGGGATGGTTACGAGGCCCGCTCGGAAAATCAGGTAGAGGAAATCAAACACCAGCTAGAGGTGGAACAACAGCGTCAACGGGAAAAAAGCCAATTTCTCCAACGTCTCCAGCAAGCCTTGGCCGGTGAAACGGTAGAATGGTCAGAAAGCGATCGAATTCGTCTGGAATCTCTAGAAAAATTTATCCTCCAACCCGAACAAAAATATCCAGCGGCCATGGACATACTCTCCCTGCTGGGCCGTTCCCAAACCCCCGAGGCTGCTTTTGAATTGTTAGTCGATTTGAAATGGTGGAGTAGTCACGAAAACCTTTTCCTGCGACGCAGTTCCTACCCCGTTCAATTCTCGAAAAAGGTACTTGATGTGGCGCGTCTTAATTTACTCAATCCCCCTGCGGATGCGGATGTCAACAATCGTCTCGATTTAACCCACCAAAAAATTTATACCATCGACGATGAAAGTACCGAGGAAATCGATGACGGATTATCGGTAGAAATGCTCGCGGATGGTGGTCATCGTCTCTGGATCCATATTGCCGATCCTAGCCGTTTAGTGCTTCCCGATGATGAATTAGACCTAGAAGCACGTCGTCGCAGTACCAGTCTTTATCTTCCCACGGGAATGGTTCCCATGTTTCCCCTAGAGTTGGCCGCAGGTCCAATGAGTTTGATACAGGGTAAACTTTGTCCTGCCTTGAGTTTTGGGGTAATCCTCGATGAAACGGGGGCGATCGCCGATTATCGAATCCATCCTAGTACAATTAAACCTACCTATCGCCTCACCTACGAAGATGTGGACGAAATGTTACATCTGGATCTGCAGCATGAACCGGAAGTGAGGATTCTCAACCGTTGGGCCAAACAACGCCACGCATGGCGCAAATCTCAGGGATCGATTAACATCCAAATGCCAGAATCATCCATTAAGGTGAAGGATAACGACGAAATTATCATAGAATTGCAGGAGGTATCCCCATCTCGGCAATTAGTGGCGGAAATGATGATTTTAGCTGGAGAAATCGCCGGTCGCTACTGTCAGCAACACGAGATACCCGTGCCTTTCCGCGGACAACCACAACCAGAATTACCCCCCGATGAGGAGTTAATTTTACTACCCGCGGGCCCTGTGCGTTCCTGTGCCTTGCGTCGCTGTATGCCGCGCAGTGAAATGACGACAATTCCTAACCGTCATGCTAGTCTGGGATTGAATACCTATTCCCAAGTAACTTCGCCAATTCGCCGTTATACTGACCTTTTGACCCATTTTCAACTAAAAGCTCATCTACGGGGCGATCAACTGCCTTTTACCCGGGATAGAATGCAGGAAATTCTCTATAGTGTCGCTAGTTCGGCCCAAGAAGCCACCTCGGTGGAACGACAAACTAATCGTTATTGGAGTTTGGAATTTTTGCGACGACAGGGAGATCAAGTCTGGCAAGCTTTGGTTTTACGCTGGCTGCGGGAAGAGGAAAATTTAGGCTTGATTTTATTGGAGGAATTGGGGTTAGAATTACCCCATCGTTTTGAGCGTTCGGTATCTTTAGGCGATCGCTTTCAAGTACAAGTTAGTCGCTCTGATCCCCACCGCGATGAGATCCGTTTTCGCGAGCTATCGGGTTTTGTCTCCTCCCAAGCAATTTAATCTCTCGGGGAGTCAGTATTCAGGAGTCGAGAGATAGGGTGATAGGGATTTACGGGGTTTAGGGAAATTTCAGCCAAATGCTCCACTACCCCACACCCTGCCACCACCGAAAAGCTTTTTGCCGCAAACCCTAAATAAGGTTCTTCGGTTTGTGTTATGCAATGGACGGAGGTTATAAGGGATGAAACTCTTATAGAGAAAGGCATTTGGCGATTTTTATCAATTGTTTTCGATCTAGAGCGAACTAATCAATTAAATCTCTTGCCAGATAAGAATTTAGTCGATTTATGCCACCCTATCGAACTATACTAAGTAACGAAGAACCATACTTGTCAATGTAAAGTTTTATTACAGGATTCAACGTTTCTGACCCTGATGTTCTCTATTCTCTGGTTACTCATCAACCCATTGAATTCTTACAAAAAAAACAGAATCAAGATTCTCTAAGTCAGGCAAATGTTTAGATTAACTTTATTTTCTGGGAATTCAGATTGGGATGACTAATTAACGTAAGTTCGGGTTAAGCTGAAACCCTTATTCTGCCGTTGGCTGGAACCCTGATTCCCGCGTTGAGGAAGTCTCAAAATAGCCTTAACGCGAACATCAGATTAATTTAACCACGAGTTATGATCGCAAAAAAAGTGATTTTTTAATTATCGATACTTATCAAGGGATTCCAATTATCAATTCAGCCGAGTTTCTCACCCTTTTCTAAGATCACTGGAAATTTTTTAAGGTTAAAAAAGATGGTAAAAATAAACCCCTTCAAGTGACTAAATGAAGGGGCGATTGTGAGTTTTTCATTGATGATTTTTAGGAGACTTTTGTGGTTTCCTTTTCTGAGGATTTGGACGACTTGAGTTTGCGTTTGAGGGTTGAAGCTGCGCCGAGAGTGCCGAGGGCGAGGAGACTGAGAGTGGAAGTGGGTTCCACCACTTCTACAACCCCAACGCAAGAACCGGGACAGCCTGCATAGTCAGAAAAGCCTGGTGGGTTCGACCAAGTTGAGTTAAAATCTGAGCGGGCGAATACTTGATAGGGTTCTATCAAAGTTCCTTCTTGGATATTGAAAGCTATACCACCAAAAGAAAATTTACGGAATGTGTCTCCTACTGGCAAGAATGGGAAGTCCGGTGCAAATCCACCATCGGGATTGAAAAGGTTGTCTGTAGGGGAATGAGGAATCTGATCACCAGCAGCGGAAACAATCGAACCAACTGGAAGAAGTCCAACAATAGGATATGTGATGCTTTCGTCGGTGTATGTCCCCGACACCGACGTGACTCGGTAACCAGTAAAGGTATAAGCTGGGGAAGTACCAGCGAGTGGCCCCCACAGAGGGTCAGTGTAAGACGGATAACTTTCAGTTATTAGTGTATCTTCAGTGGTTAGGATTAAATCGAATGAGTCATCATCAGTTCGTAACCCATCGAACCGGAATGTAAGAGCGTGAGCGGATTCAGCAACCAAGCTAAGAACTGTAGTAACTACAGCAGTTCCAAGAGCCAAAGCCAAAGTCACATTTTTCATTTTTTTACTCCTGAGTAGTGTTTTTGTTGGTGTAAGGTTGTAGTTTTACTTTGAGGCTATTAGCCAACTTTTGTCATTTCCTTTTCTGTCGATTTGGATGGCTTTAGTTTGCGTTTGAGGGTTGAAGCTGTACCGAGAGTTCCGAAAGCAAAAAGACTCAATATGAAAGAAGGTTCGGGTACCGCAGCAGAAGCAGTACCGCTTTGAAAAATATCGAGTGCTAATCCAAACTGCCCGATTTCATCTTCTCCCAACGTACCTGCTGGAATATAAAAAGGTATTGAAAACTTACTATTATTGGGATTTAATAGAAAGTATCCTGGCAGCAAAGGATCGATATTTGTATCAAAGTCTTGTGAGGATATTGGAGAACTAATTAATGGGCTTAAAAAGGATACATTCACTTGATTTGAATCAGAGTTCAGACTTAAGTTCAGATTAAATAATTCGGGTAATCCTGGAATGTTAGTAACAGCATTTAAAGTAAATGAAGCACTAGCACTTCCATCTGGCGATGCATAAGCTGATAAACCGAATCCTGCATTAGGATCGCTTGAAGTATTCGATAGTAAATCTACAGTTAAAACTGCTTTGGTTATCTGAGTTAGAGGATCTAAAATAAAAGGATCTGTGCCAGCAGCAGCAGCACTAGCAGACCGTCCTATAAAGGCATTTGCACTACAAGCTGTTGTTGTTGCAGCACTAATTCCAAGAATACTTCCCGGTGTATTACCTACTACAATATTGCTTGATATTGAAGCTTGTGCTTCGGAGTTAGCCTTAAACACTGATGCTTTTACCAAAGGAGTAGCTATACCTGCAGTTGTGTTTGGAGGGGTAAATATTGTTCCAACAAAAGAATTTGGTTTTGCAGGATCATTACCCTTTCCTGTACCAGGAAAACTGTTACTCTGACTACTGAATGGACCACTGGCATTCGCAGAAGCTCCAACTTGACCTTTAGCAATTCTATTAATAGGAATTTGAACAATAAAATCATCACCATTCAATATTGCTAATGTAATTAATATAACGGGCTTTGTGATAATCTTTTCTAATCCAATAATTGAAACGTCGCCACAACCTTTGGCAACTGCTTCAGCTTTTGCAATTTTTATTGTGCTTAAAAGCTGTGCTGAAATTAAAATTATAAGGCTGATTTTGCTTGCAATTTTTCTTGAAAATGTCATTTGTCTTACTCCAAATTTCAATCAGGCAAAACTTTGATCCCCTCTCTTAATATCTCAGGTCAAGCAACAGCCCAACCCAACAACAAAGACGGACAACAGAACTATACACACTACCCCCCCCAATAAAGTATCAAAAACTACAATTTAATAAATCTTTATATTTCTCTCCCTAGCAGCGACTCCCAAAGGAAGGACTCTCAAGTAGTTTCCCCTGTTTTACCCCTTCTCGGGCGACCTATCCTCTTCCGTGAGGGATTGTGGAGCGGTATGTCGGATTCGGTATTATTTATAAATATCACCACGAGAACCGATCTCAGTGATAATGAAAAGCCGTTCTTCTCGATTGACTTGCATTAATACCCGATAATTACCAACTCGCAGACGATAACCTTCACGCCCTTTAAGTTTTTTGAAATCTGTCTGAGTAGGACTAACCAG
This Microcystis wesenbergii NRERC-220 DNA region includes the following protein-coding sequences:
- the speA gene encoding biosynthetic arginine decarboxylase; this encodes MAGKTQLKKQEKQLSPVDLTPSDGNNLEKVAPVKHWSIEDSENLYRIQGWGEPYFSINAAGNITVSPQGERGGSLDLYELVSAIKRRNIGLPLLIRFSDILEDRIERLNACFNRAIARYNYANVYRGVYPIKCNQHRHIVESLVRFGKPYQFGLEAGSKPELMIALATLEPALNGKNDKTQPLLICNGYKDKEYIETALLTTRLGHRPLIVIEQLEELYLTLRVSRQLGIAPHLGVRAKLGTKGVGRWGCSTGDRAKFGLTVPEILTVVTELEQAGMLDCLQLLHYHIGSQISAISVIKDAIREASQIYVELAKLGANMTYLDVGGGLGVDYDGSKTNFYASKNYNMQNYANDIVAEVKEACEDAQIAPPILISESGRAIASHQSVLIFDILGSSEVPQNPPDPCNGKEHLILRNLWETYTGIDERNYQEAYHDAGQFKEEAISLFNFGYLSLKERARAEQLYWACCHKILQVARQQDYVPDDLEDLEQIMASIYYANLSVFQSVPDSWAIDQLFPIMPIHRLDREPTQRGIIADLTCDSDGKIAQFIDLRGDVKSVLELHPLEYKNGKHSPEPYYLGMFLVGAYQEIMGNLHNLFGDTNVVHIQMSPKGYDIEYLVKGDTITEVLSYVQYSAEDLLERIRLRCEQALQENRMTVEESQLLLQDYERSLRRYTYLVGGD
- a CDS encoding ribonuclease catalytic domain-containing protein; translation: MEKGTLVEFRVQGERRLGVIDRPEGKKDWIVIDQGGNPHKLRPQRFDYIIKGGPSNYREIGNFLREVQPYLDASGLEVAWELLAGENQLVTPEDMAEILFSDRSPQFCYAAHCLLSDDKVYFKNKGDGYEARSENQVEEIKHQLEVEQQRQREKSQFLQRLQQALAGETVEWSESDRIRLESLEKFILQPEQKYPAAMDILSLLGRSQTPEAAFELLVDLKWWSSHENLFLRRSSYPVQFSKKVLDVARLNLLNPPADADVNNRLDLTHQKIYTIDDESTEEIDDGLSVEMLADGGHRLWIHIADPSRLVLPDDELDLEARRRSTSLYLPTGMVPMFPLELAAGPMSLIQGKLCPALSFGVILDETGAIADYRIHPSTIKPTYRLTYEDVDEMLHLDLQHEPEVRILNRWAKQRHAWRKSQGSINIQMPESSIKVKDNDEIIIELQEVSPSRQLVAEMMILAGEIAGRYCQQHEIPVPFRGQPQPELPPDEELILLPAGPVRSCALRRCMPRSEMTTIPNRHASLGLNTYSQVTSPIRRYTDLLTHFQLKAHLRGDQLPFTRDRMQEILYSVASSAQEATSVERQTNRYWSLEFLRRQGDQVWQALVLRWLREEENLGLILLEELGLELPHRFERSVSLGDRFQVQVSRSDPHRDEIRFRELSGFVSSQAI
- a CDS encoding PEP-CTERM sorting domain-containing protein, whose translation is MKNVTLALALGTAVVTTVLSLVAESAHALTFRFDGLRTDDDSFDLILTTEDTLITESYPSYTDPLWGPLAGTSPAYTFTGYRVTSVSGTYTDESITYPIVGLLPVGSIVSAAGDQIPHSPTDNLFNPDGGFAPDFPFLPVGDTFRKFSFGGIAFNIQEGTLIEPYQVFARSDFNSTWSNPPGFSDYAGCPGSCVGVVEVVEPTSTLSLLALGTLGAASTLKRKLKSSKSSEKETTKVS
- a CDS encoding type II toxin-antitoxin system RelE family toxin codes for the protein MWRYIILKPAERYLKRLQPRSQERILNELDQLLVSPTQTDFKKLKGREGYRLRVGNYRVLMQVNREERLFIITEIGSRGDIYK